The genomic window GAACAAGAACCGTTTATTTTGCCATAAAATTTTCAAAGCCTTTTATTTCTTACGGACAGAAGAATTACGATGGCAGGCAGATCTACAACGGATTCTGGCGAAAATTCGACCAGACGCGAAACTTCCCGGAAATTGCAGGGAAAAACCTGAAAATGTATTTCGACTTCAATACGAATGAAAACGAAGCTATTGAGGTAAAGCTTGCCATTTCACCGGTAAGCCAGGCCAATGCCCTGGAAAACCTGGAAACAGAAACCGGAAACCTGTCTTTTGATCAGGTGAAAACACAAACCCAGGAAAACTGGAATAAAGAACTGAATAAAATCGTCATCAAAGGTTCCGACACCGAGAAAACGAATTTTTATACGGCGATGTATCATACGTTTATTAATCCTACGGTATATACTGACGTTAACGGAGAGTATAAAGGGTTAGATCAGAACATCCATAAAGCGGATGGCTTTACCAATTACACCACTTTTTCGATCTGGGATACGTACCGGGCACTTCATCCTTTCTTTAATATTATCCAGCCTAAACGAAACGGGGATATGGTACAATCGATGATGGCCCACTACAACCAGTTTTCGATGAAAATGCTGCCGATCTGGTCCCATTACGCCAACGACAACTGGTGTATGAGCGGTTATCACAGCGTGAGTGTGGTGGCGGATGCAATTATTAAAGGAAATTACCCGGGTGATGCCAGAGAAGCGTTGAAAGCCTGTGTGGAAACGGCCAATAAAAGAAATTACGAAGGGATCGGACAATACATCGATTTGGGTTATATCCCTGCCGAGAAAAACGGAACTTCGGTTTCCAATACGCTGGAATATGCTTATGACGATTGGGCGATTGCCCAATTAGCAAAACATCTGGGTGAAACGGAAATTTACAATACATTTCTCAAACGCTCTCAAAACTGGAAAAACAATTTTGATAAGAGCATCGGATTTATGCGTCCGCGACTGGTAGACGGAACCTTCAAAAAGGATTTCAATACCCTGAGCACCCACGGACAGGGATTTATCGAAGGTAATTCCTGGAACTACAGTTTCTTTGTTCCTCAAAATCCGGATGAACTGATCCAGATGATGGGTGGAAAGAAAAAATTTGCTTCGAAGCTGGACGAATTGTTTACCATGCATCTGCCGGATGAATTTTTTGCCGATACGGAAGATATTACCCGCGAAGGAATTATCGGCGGTTATGTCCACGGAAATGAGCCGGCACATCATGTCGCATACCTTTACAATTGGGCAGGACAGCCGTGGAAAACCCAGGCGCAGGTAAGAAGGATCCTGGAAATGCAGTATAAAGCCACCCCGGACGGACTTGGAGGAAATGATGACACAGGACAGATGAGTGCCTGGTATATCCTGAGTTCCCTGGGCTTTTATCCGGTAGCTCCGGGTTCGGAAGACTATTCCATCGGAAGCCCGGCAGTTGACAATGCCGTGCTGCATCTGGAAAACGGAAAAACTTTTGAAATCGAAGCCATTAACCAAAGTCCGAAGAATGTATATGTACAGAAAGTCCTGCTGAACGGAAAAGAGATTAAAAATTCTATGCTGAAACATTCGGAAATTATGAACGGTGGAAAGCTGAGCTTTTACATGAACTCTAAGCCTAAGAAATAACATTGGGCTTTACCATACTAAACTTTGTTTAAATAACGACAAAAAAAAAGACTGCATAATTGCAGTCTTTTCTTTATAATCAGGACATTTCCTCTTTAATTTTAATTTTATGAGTCTTCCCCCATTCGGCCAGTGCGCCAATCACCGGTTTCAGCGTTCGGCTGTAATCCGTTGAGATATATTCCACGACGACCGGGGTCTGCTCGGCATGTACAACTCTTTTTACAAAGCCGTTCAGCTCGAGATCTTTTAATTCATTAGAAAGGACCCTGGCAGAAATCCCCTGAATTTTTCTCTGCAGTTCATTAAACCGGATATTCCCGTTTTCCTGCAGGACAATGATAATTTTCAGCTTCCACTTTCCGCCGATCACATAGATGGCATCTTCAACGGAAGCAAGATGTCCCGAACATTCCTGAACCGTCAAAGGCTCTTCAAAACCGACCGTATTTTCCATAAAACTTGACTTATTAACTAACCTAAAGGTTACTGCTAACCTTTTGTTTACTACTAACTTTTGATAAGCAAATGTACATAATTTTGCTAGAGAAATTTTAAATAAAAAATCATGAAAAATATACTTCATATTATTTCAAGTCCGAGAGGAGAAGTATCGGTAAGCCGAAAATTGGGAAATGCGGTGGTAGAAAAAATCCTGGAAAAGTATCCGGATGCGGTGGTAAAAGAGCGCGACCTTACAAAAAGCCAGGTTCCTGTTTTAGAAGAAGTACACATCAATACTTTTTTCTCGCCGCCACAGGATCACTCTCCGGAGCAGCAGGCAATCAACAGTTATTCTGAAGAATTGATCGCTGAACTGAAGGAAGCTCAAATTATCGTTATCGATTCTCCGATGTATAATTTTTCAGTTCCGACAACGCTTAAAGCTTATTTCGATTTTACTTCCCGAGCAGGATATACTTTTAAATATGAAGAAAGCGGACCCAAAGGTTTACTGGACAAGAGTAAGAAATTATACATTGCCTTTACTTCAGGCAACATCTATTCGGAAGGACCTTACCAAATTTATGATTCGAATGTACCTTACATCAAGCACATTTTTGGATTCTACGGGGTGACGGATGTCAGTGTTTTCCGGGCAGAAGGATTATCCATTCCCGGAATCATGGAAACCTCATTGGAAAAAGCAGTTGAAACCATGAAAATCGATTAATAATTCTTTAATGAAGCCAGAAAAAAGCCTTTCAGATTTTGAAAAGGCTTTTTAATTATCTTAAATTTCAAAAAGCAACCGCTCTCCGAATCTTTCCTCGTTAATCTTCCCATTTTCATACACCAGGTTTCCGTTGACAAAAGTATGGGTGACTTTGGAATGGAAATCCATTCCTTCCAACGGACTCCAGCCACATTTGTACAGGATATTTTCTTTGGCAACCGTCCAGTTTTCATTCAGATCAACCAATACCAAATCTGCTTTGTATCCTTCTCTGATGAATCCTCTTTTTTCAATCCTGAACAAGATGGCAGGATTATGCGCCATTTTTTCAACGATTTTCTCCAGAGAGATTTTACCGTTTTTATAATTTTCCAGCATCACCGTCAAAGAATGCTGCACCAACGGCGCTCCGGAAGGGCATTTGGTATACACGTTCTGTTTTTCTTCCCAGGTATGAGGCGCATGGTCGGTGGCAATAACATCGATCCGGTCATCAAGCAAAGCTTCCCACAATCCATCCTTGTCTTTCTGGGTTTTTACAGCAGGATTCCATTTAATAAGACCGCCTTTCGTTTCGTAATCTTCGTTGGTAAACGTCAGGTGATGAACACAGACTTCCGCAGTGATCTTTTTATCTTTCAGTGGGATATCATTTCTGAAAAGTTCGGTTTCCTTTGCTGTCGACAAATGGAAAACATGAAGCCTCGCACCAGTTTTCTTTGCCAGCTCAATTGCTTTTGAGGAAGATTTGTAACAGGCTTCCTCGCTTCGGATGAGGTGATGGAATTTCACGGGAATATCTTCACCGTATTCGTCAATATATTTTTGGGTGTTGGCCTTAATGGTCGCTTCGTCTTCACAGTGAACCGCGATCAGCATTTTGGTATTACTAAAAATATTTTCCAGGGTTTCCGGATTATCCACCAGCATATTTCCGGTAGATGAGCCTAAGAACAATTTGATTCCGGGAACATTTCTGGGATCTGTTTTCAGCACTTCTTCCAGATTGTCATTGGTTCCTCCCATCATAAAACCATAGTTGGCGTATGCTTTTTTGGAGGCAATTTCATATTTATCGGCAAGCAATTCCTGCGTCACGGCGTTCGGAACGGTATTCGGCTGATCGATAAAACTTGTTGTCCCACCAGCAATCGCCGCCTTTGATTCGGTTTCGATGTCGCCTTTATGCGTTAATCCCGGTTCCCGGAAATGCACCTGGTCATCAATCACGCCCGGCAAAAGATACCTGCCTTCGCCATCAATTACCTGATCGGCCGTTTCCGAAATTCCGGACTCTATTTTAGAAATTAAATCGTTTTCAATTAAAATATCGCTTTCAACAATCTTTCCTTCGTTGACGATTTTTACGTTTTTAATTAAGGTTTTCATTTTTACTTTTTTACAATTAGCTAGTACCTGCTCCGGCTTCAACTTTGTCAAAGTTCAGAACTTTGACAAAGTTTTACGTTCCAAAATTAAGGTTTATGAATGAATTTTAGCCCCGCGGATAAAAAATCAATTTCGAAATATTTACATTTGCATAAAATTTCAGATTTTGAAAAAACTTCTCAACGAGACTATTATTTATGGAATCGGGGCTATTATGCCGAGGATTATTGTCGTGCTGTTGAATTATTTATTTATTAAAAATATTGACAACAGTGCATTTGCTATTTTTACCAATCTTTATGCCCTCATATCATTCGTTAATATTGTTCTTTCGTTTGGCTTTGAAACGGCTTATTTCAGATTTTCATCCGATAAGGATAATGAGCAAAAAGTTTTTAATACCTCTTTCTGGTTTCTAACGGGATTATCTACCATTTTTCTTTTATCGGTTTTGCTATTCAATCAACCTATTGCCAATGTCTTCGGATATTCGGCAACACCAGAATACATTAAGTGGTTTGCATGGATTGCGTTTTTTGATAATATTCTTGTCATTCCATTGGCCTGGTTTAGATTTCATAACAGACCTATTAAATATACAGCCATAAGGGTTATCCAGGCAGTTTTTCAAAGTGCTTTTGCCATTGCACTTTTTCTATATATTCCACAGGAATTCAGTTTAAAATTAGGACTAAAAGAAAAAGTTTCTTACCCTTTCTACAGTAATTTGGCAGCCAGTTTTCTAGGAGTATTGCTTGTTCTTCCGGTCATTTTAAAAGTTAAGTTTCAGTTTTCAAAAGAGCTTTTTCAACAGATGATCAAGTATTCATGGCCAATTATGATTGCCGGGCTGGCATTTATGGTAAATGAAAACTTTGACAAATTTATTCAGAAGTTCATCATTGATGACGGTGAGGCAGGAGCTTATGGCGGCTGTTATAAAATGGCCGTATTGATGACGCTTTTTGTAACGGCTTACAGAATGGGAATCGAACCTTTCTTCTTTAAACAGATGAATAACGAAAGTGCTAAAAATACTTACGCAAAAGTAACAGAATATTTTTCATTTTTTGCGTCGGTAGTTGCATTGGGAATTATTGCCAACGTTTCCTGGCTTAAATTACTGCTTGTCCCAAATAATTCTTATTGGATCGCATTAAATATCATCCCTATTATAGTAATTGCCAATCTGTTTTTCGGAATTTATTATAATCTTTCTACATGGTATAAAGTAACCGACAGAACGAGAGTTGGGACTTACATTTCATGGGCTGGTGCCATCATCACCATTATTTTAAATCTTGTATTTCTGAGAAAATATGGATTTATGGTTTCGGCTTGGGTCACGCTTGCAGCTTACTTTACAATGATGGTCATTTCTTATTTTTTAGGTCAGAAATATTATCCTATCCCCTACAGAATGAAAAAGATATCATTTTTTGTAATTCTTCTTGCAATTTTCAGCTATGTCATTGTCGTATTTTTCAATTATAACCTGTGGATTGGTAACCTTTTATTTATTCTGTATACGGGAGTTTTGA from Chryseobacterium sp. SORGH_AS_0447 includes these protein-coding regions:
- a CDS encoding GH92 family glycosyl hydrolase, which encodes MLFMKRSGTAVFIFLLFSTFYLKAQNSEKLYRYVNPLIGTEKMGHTYPGATAPFGAVQLSPETDTIAYELNGKYNGEVYKYCAGYRYEDKTIVGFSSTHFSGTGHSDLGDFLIMPTVGKLQLNPGTAAHPENGYRSRFSHQNETAEAGYYKVKLDDHNILAELTATTRVGVHRYTFPKSDQAHIILDLMAGIYNYDGKNVWTYVRVENGNTVTGYRQTNGWARTRTVYFAIKFSKPFISYGQKNYDGRQIYNGFWRKFDQTRNFPEIAGKNLKMYFDFNTNENEAIEVKLAISPVSQANALENLETETGNLSFDQVKTQTQENWNKELNKIVIKGSDTEKTNFYTAMYHTFINPTVYTDVNGEYKGLDQNIHKADGFTNYTTFSIWDTYRALHPFFNIIQPKRNGDMVQSMMAHYNQFSMKMLPIWSHYANDNWCMSGYHSVSVVADAIIKGNYPGDAREALKACVETANKRNYEGIGQYIDLGYIPAEKNGTSVSNTLEYAYDDWAIAQLAKHLGETEIYNTFLKRSQNWKNNFDKSIGFMRPRLVDGTFKKDFNTLSTHGQGFIEGNSWNYSFFVPQNPDELIQMMGGKKKFASKLDELFTMHLPDEFFADTEDITREGIIGGYVHGNEPAHHVAYLYNWAGQPWKTQAQVRRILEMQYKATPDGLGGNDDTGQMSAWYILSSLGFYPVAPGSEDYSIGSPAVDNAVLHLENGKTFEIEAINQSPKNVYVQKVLLNGKEIKNSMLKHSEIMNGGKLSFYMNSKPKK
- a CDS encoding FMN-dependent NADH-azoreductase, whose translation is MKNILHIISSPRGEVSVSRKLGNAVVEKILEKYPDAVVKERDLTKSQVPVLEEVHINTFFSPPQDHSPEQQAINSYSEELIAELKEAQIIVIDSPMYNFSVPTTLKAYFDFTSRAGYTFKYEESGPKGLLDKSKKLYIAFTSGNIYSEGPYQIYDSNVPYIKHIFGFYGVTDVSVFRAEGLSIPGIMETSLEKAVETMKID
- a CDS encoding helix-turn-helix domain-containing protein, producing MENTVGFEEPLTVQECSGHLASVEDAIYVIGGKWKLKIIIVLQENGNIRFNELQRKIQGISARVLSNELKDLELNGFVKRVVHAEQTPVVVEYISTDYSRTLKPVIGALAEWGKTHKIKIKEEMS
- a CDS encoding lipopolysaccharide biosynthesis protein; amino-acid sequence: MKKLLNETIIYGIGAIMPRIIVVLLNYLFIKNIDNSAFAIFTNLYALISFVNIVLSFGFETAYFRFSSDKDNEQKVFNTSFWFLTGLSTIFLLSVLLFNQPIANVFGYSATPEYIKWFAWIAFFDNILVIPLAWFRFHNRPIKYTAIRVIQAVFQSAFAIALFLYIPQEFSLKLGLKEKVSYPFYSNLAASFLGVLLVLPVILKVKFQFSKELFQQMIKYSWPIMIAGLAFMVNENFDKFIQKFIIDDGEAGAYGGCYKMAVLMTLFVTAYRMGIEPFFFKQMNNESAKNTYAKVTEYFSFFASVVALGIIANVSWLKLLLVPNNSYWIALNIIPIIVIANLFFGIYYNLSTWYKVTDRTRVGTYISWAGAIITIILNLVFLRKYGFMVSAWVTLAAYFTMMVISYFLGQKYYPIPYRMKKISFFVILLAIFSYVIVVFFNYNLWIGNLLFILYTGVLIYSEKEMLLSKIRK
- a CDS encoding dihydroorotase → MKTLIKNVKIVNEGKIVESDILIENDLISKIESGISETADQVIDGEGRYLLPGVIDDQVHFREPGLTHKGDIETESKAAIAGGTTSFIDQPNTVPNAVTQELLADKYEIASKKAYANYGFMMGGTNDNLEEVLKTDPRNVPGIKLFLGSSTGNMLVDNPETLENIFSNTKMLIAVHCEDEATIKANTQKYIDEYGEDIPVKFHHLIRSEEACYKSSSKAIELAKKTGARLHVFHLSTAKETELFRNDIPLKDKKITAEVCVHHLTFTNEDYETKGGLIKWNPAVKTQKDKDGLWEALLDDRIDVIATDHAPHTWEEKQNVYTKCPSGAPLVQHSLTVMLENYKNGKISLEKIVEKMAHNPAILFRIEKRGFIREGYKADLVLVDLNENWTVAKENILYKCGWSPLEGMDFHSKVTHTFVNGNLVYENGKINEERFGERLLFEI